A genomic window from Quercus lobata isolate SW786 chromosome 10, ValleyOak3.0 Primary Assembly, whole genome shotgun sequence includes:
- the LOC115965366 gene encoding G-type lectin S-receptor-like serine/threonine-protein kinase At4g03230, with amino-acid sequence MVTKCEKKLGAIIMTKGWSANCMLSASIFILYVLLLCTFNVYSTARNSLRPGQWINDNEETLVSAGREFELGFFSPTGSSGNKRYVGIWYEWDKRTVVWVANRDRPLNNAAGTFGIGTDGNIQVLDTSTENVHWSTKDYSCDSCTTTDRIVNLTDSGNLVLYNNESGHIFWESFEHPTDTFLPGMLMNARMNLTSWRDGDNPGNGDFTFMLDPVVGDMNTLIIERKGIIYWKTVKDGLFSFLDNSISSELYFSSFITGDCDNPYKRRCSTNDNGRLVMNFSGKIEYWVHDMNRTWSLIKAEPRDNCSVYNYCGKFGCCNPNNKLECKCLPGFVPNVPEKWHSGDFSNGCARNSSSCGDGDTFLNFKMLIGLTPEQRLTVNNEMECNETCLKRCDCKSYSYKEGLCWIWTQDLYNLQDEYPDGYNLSVRVAISDIEPTVRNCKPCGTNMIPYPLSTSSSCGDPLYFSFDCNTTSGQVSFKAPSGTYQVTSIDPNTRKFFIQIKDGRSLRLNQMLPFNLTSPGNFSPNISSQATNEVEIVWDPPLEPICNLAADCKDWPNSICKSASDGEKRCLCTKSFRWNDTNLSCTKVSSPSGKRMTLLLFVGITSMIVLCAIISISMYIWRRKKTKRKENKEIDRRNQAHRMLCSESHVQDLIDLGEFKEEDEKGIDLPFYDLETIIAATDSFSDENKLGQGGYGPVYKGKLPSGQEIAVKRLSRVSGQGLKEFKNEVVLIAKLQHRNLVRLYGYCIEGNEKILLYEYMPNKSLDFFIFDQKRSVILDWEMRFNIILGIARGLLYLHQDSRLRIIHRDLKTSNILLDHEMNPKISDFGLARIVGGKQTELITSRVAGTYGYMSPEYALDGIFSIKSDVFSFGVVLLEIISGKKNTGFYRSEQASSLLCQAWRLWTDNKLLDLMDETLRDTCIADQFVKCLNIGLLCVQDEPSDRPTMSIVIKMLDGETVNLPTPKQPAFFIRRDQSSSTSSNRPESIIEVTNSLEGR; translated from the exons ATGGTAACCAAATGCGAAAAAAAATTGGGAGCAATCATAATGACTAAAGGATGGTCTGCAAACTGCATGCTGTCTGCTTCCATTTTCATCTTGTACGTACTACTGTTGTGTACCTTTAATGTTTATTCTACTGCTAGAAATTCTTTGAGGCCTGGCCAGTGGATTAATGACAATGAAGAAACTCTGGTTTCGGCTGGAAGAGAGTTTGAATTAGGATTCTTTAGTCCTACTGGAAGTTCTGGCAATAAAAGATATGTTGGAATATGGTACGAGTGGGATAAGCGAACAGTTGTATGGGTTGCCAACCGAGATCGCCCGCTTAACAATGCCGCTGGAACTTTCGGAATTGGAACAGATGGCAACATCCAGGTACTGGATACGAGTACTGAGAACGTTCATTGGTCTACCAAAGATTATTCGTGTGATTCGTGTACAACTACGGATAGGATTGTAAATCTCACGGATTCTGGAAACCTGGTGTTATACAATAATGAGAGCGGGCACATTTTCTGGGAGAGCTTTGAGCATCCAACTGATACATTTCTTCCAGGCATGTTGATGAATGCAAGAATGAATTTGACTTCTTGGAGAGACGGTGATAACCCTGGAAATGGCGACTTCACGTTTATGCTAGATCCAGTAGTAGGAGATATGAACACACTAATCATCGAGAGAAAGGGAATTATTTACTGGAAAACCGTTAAGGATGGTCTATTCTCTTTCCTCGACAATTCTATTTCAAGTGAATTGTACTTCTCTTCCTTCATCACAGGAGATTGTGATAATCCATATAAGCGAAGATGTAGTACTAATGATAATGGAAGGTTGGTGATGAATTTTAGTGGGAAGATAGAGTATTGGGTACACGACATGAATAGGACTTGGTCCTTGATAAAGGCGGAGCCCCGGGACAATTGTAGTGTGTATAATTATTGTGGGAAATTTGGTTGCTGCAATCCAAACAATAAATTGGAATGCAAATGTTTGCCAGGGTTTGTGCCTAATGTCCCCGAGAAGTGGCATTCTGGAGATTTTTCGAATGGGTGCGCCAGAAATTCCTCATCCTGTGGTGACGGCGAcacttttttgaatttcaagatgTTAATTGGGTTAACCCCAGAACAAAGGCTTACAGTAAATAATGAAATGGAATGCAATGAGACGTGCCTTAAAAGATGCGACTGCAAGTCCTATTCGTATAAAGAAGGCTTATGCTGGATTTGGACGCAGGATTTATATAATCTTCAAGACGAGTATCCTGATGGTTATAACCTCTCTGTCCGTGTAGCAATTTCCGATATAG AGCCAACTGTACGAAATTGTAAGCCTTGTGGCACAAACATGATCCCCTATCCACTAAGCACGAGCTCAAGTTGTGGTGATCCTCTGTACTTCAGTTTCGATTGCAACACTACCTCAGGTCAAGTTAGCTTCAAGGCACCAAGTGGGACATACCAAGTCACCAGTATCGATCCAAATACACGGAAGTTTTTTATCCAAATCAAGGATGGACGAAGTCTACGGCTAAACCAGATGTTGCCATTTAATTTAACTAGCCCAGGAAACTTTAGTCCTAATATTTCATCTCAAGCCACAAATGAGGTTGAGATTGTTTGGGACCCACCATTGGAGCCAATCTGTAATTTAGCTGCAGATTGCAAGGATTGGCCAAATTCAATTTGCAAATCAGCAAGTGATGGGGAGAAGAGGTGCCTTTGCACCAAAAGCTTTCGATGGAATGACACAAATTTAAGTTGTACGAAAG TATCTTCACCATCCGGAAAAAGGATGACATTGCTTCTTTTTGTTGGAATAACAAGTATGATTGTTCTGTGCGccattatttctatttctatgtACATATGGCGAAGAAAGAAGACCAAGAGAAAAG aaaataaggaaatTGATCGAAGAAATCAAGCACATCGCATGTTATGCAGTGAAAGCCATGTCCAAGACTTGATAGATTTAGGTGAGttcaaagaagaagatgagaaaggCATAGATTTACCGTTTTATGATTTGGAAACCATTATAGCTGCTACAGATAGCTTCTCAGATGAAAACAAGCTTGGACAAGGAGGCTATGGGCCTGTTTACAAG GGTAAGCTTCCAAGTGGTCAAGAAATTGCAGTAAAGAGACTTTCAAGAGTCTCAGGCCAAGgtttaaaagaatttaaaaatgaGGTGGTACTGATTGCAAAACTTCAGCATCGGAACCTTGTAAGGCTCTATGGATATTGCATAGAAGGGAATGAAAAGATTTTACTTTATGAGTACATGCCTAACAAAAGTTTAGACTTCTTCATATTTG ATCAAAAGCGAAGTGTGATTTTGGATTGGGAGATGCGTTTCAACATTATTTTGGGAATTGCTCGAGGGCTTCTTTATCTTCATCAAGACTCTAGATTAAGAATCATTCATAGAGATTTGAAAACCAGCAATATTCTTCTAGATCACGAAATGAACCCCAAAATATCTGACTTTGGATTGGCGAGGATTGTTGGTGGCAAACAAACAGAATTAATCACAAGCAGAGTAGCTGGAACTTA TGGCTACATGTCACCGGAGTACGCATTAGATGGAATCTTCTCAATCAAATCcgatgtttttagttttggtgTAGTTCTACTTGAGATTATAAGCGGAAAAAAGAACACTGGTTTTTATCGATCAGAACAAGCAAGTAGCCTTCTATGTCAA GCATGGAGACTCTGGACCGACAACAAGCTGTTGGATTTAATGGACGAGACCCTACGGGATACTTGCATTGCAGATCAGTTTGTGAAGTGTCTAAATATTGGCCTCTTATGTGTACAAGATGAGCCAAGTGATCGCCCAACCATGTCAATTGTAATCAAGATGCTTGATGGTGAAACGGTGAACCTTCCAACTCCCAAACAGCCTGCTTTTTTCATAAGAAGAGACCAATCCAGCTCAACTTCTTCTAATAGACCTGAATCAATTATTGAAGTAACGAATAGTCTAGAAGGACGATGA